One Amaranthus tricolor cultivar Red isolate AtriRed21 chromosome 10, ASM2621246v1, whole genome shotgun sequence genomic window carries:
- the LOC130825345 gene encoding uncharacterized protein LOC130825345: MTYEVKERCETDDEIRRKAMNNLEFAELVLKRDIEVITHAYYKRVSDYKAKKGVDGLFSDDVVLTQSEEIFKNSEWLASVDEFCAMVNKKNVPDVRLLEKDNVLVDQGGEVQEVVTLDNIDVGVD, translated from the exons ATGACGTATGAAGTTAAAGAAAGATGTGAAACTGATGATGAAATCAGGAGAAAGGCAATGAAT AATTTGGAGTTCGCTGAGCTCGTTCTTAAGAGGGATATTGAAGTAATCACTCACGCCTACTATAAAAGGGTGAGTGATTACAAAGCAAAGAAAGGTGTTGATGGCTTGTTTAGTGATGATGTTGTGTTAACCCAATCCGAAGAAATCTTCAAGAATAGTGAATGGCTTGCATCGGTCGATGAATTTTGTGCCATGGTGAACAAGAAGAATGTGCCGGACGTTAGACTATTGGAGAAGGACAATGTTTTAGTAGATCAGGGGGGAGAGGTGCAGGAAGTTGTGACATTGGATAACATCGATGTTGGAGTAGATTAG
- the LOC130825344 gene encoding uncharacterized protein LOC130825344: MAFMSFVGRVLFVSVFILSAWQEFNDFGGDGGPAARALHPKFNVFSKHVVLHAGVKLPPVEMKHLIAASIALKGVGSLLFIVGSSFGAYLLILHQVLATPILYDFYNYDPDHKEFAQLFVKFTQSLSSIGALLLFIGMKNSMPRRQLKKKAPKAKTV; this comes from the exons ATGGCGTTTATGTCGTTCGTTGGAAGAGTATTGTTCGTCTCTGTCTTCATCCTCTCTGCTTGGCAAGA ATTCAATGACTTTGGTGGTGATGGTGGGCCAGCAGCTAGGGCTTTGCATCCCAAGTTTAACGTTTTCTCAAAACACGTGGTGCTGCACGCTGGGGTTAAACTTCCTCCAGTTGAG ATGAAACACTTAATTGCTGCTTCAATTGCTTTGAAGGGAGTTGGGAGTCTTCTTTTCATAGTAGGAagctcttttggagcttatctTTTG ATTTTGCATCAGGTGCTTGCTACTCCTATATTGTATGACTTCTACAACTACGATCCTGACCACAAGGAATTTGCCCAACTCTTTGTAAAATTTACTCAG AGCTTGTCATCGATTGGCGCCTTGCTTTTGTTTATTGGTATGAAGAACTCTATGCCAAGAAGACAACTAAAGAAGAAGGCCCCAAAGGCGAAAACAGTGTAA